CACCTGTGCATCTCTCTCGGCCAGGTCCGCGAGCGGTTGCGATTGCCGGCCGAGCAGGGCTTCCGCCCGTGCCCCCGCACCACGGGCGAGGAAGTCCGCAGCGCACAGTTCGGGGGTTTCTCGCACAACCGGTCCGCGCACCCGGACCTGGCGGGCGAGCGGTGCCCAGTAGAAGGTCAGTGCCGCACAGGGGCGGGCGGCGAGGTCGCGGCCCTTGGGGCTGTTCGCGTCAGAGGCGAACTGCCATCCCTGAGTGCTCACGTCCTTGAGGATGAGTACGCGGGCCGTCGGATCACCGCTGGCGTCCGCGGTGGCCAGCGTCATGGCGTGCGGCTCCTTCACTCCGGCGCTCAGCGCCTCGAGCAACCACTCGGTGAACAGCTCGACGGGCGTGTCCGGCGCCGTCGTGGGGTCGAAACCGGGAAGCTCGCCGGAGAAGACCTCGATGTCCCGCAGCGTCTGACGCAGGTTGGCCGCACCGGTCACGTTCCACTCCCTCAGTCGTGATCGCTCACGTCGAACTGAACCTATCAACCTGCCTGATCCACCTGCTGATTGAGGCTGAACGTGATCCTCGCAGTGATGCCTTCGGGATTCCGCCCGCTCAGGGGCGGCCAAGGCCCCGTGACGGGCGATGTCGAGCGAGCGGATTCGCGCTACGCGTCCTCGACCGGCAGTCCCGCGACGAACTCGGAGAGAGCGGCTCCTCGGGGCGGCGTCTGCCCTTGCAGGAACCGCTGGTAGTGGTCGGCGACGAGACGACGAAGGTCGGCCTCGGCCGGTTCGTCACCACTGAGCTCGAGGGTGACCTGATGCGGCTCGCCCGTCATGCGCAACGGTCTGGCGAGGGCGTCGAAC
This region of Streptomyces ambofaciens ATCC 23877 genomic DNA includes:
- a CDS encoding pyridoxine/pyridoxamine 5'-phosphate oxidase, translated to MTGAANLRQTLRDIEVFSGELPGFDPTTAPDTPVELFTEWLLEALSAGVKEPHAMTLATADASGDPTARVLILKDVSTQGWQFASDANSPKGRDLAARPCAALTFYWAPLARQVRVRGPVVRETPELCAADFLARGAGARAEALLGRQSQPLADLAERDAQVETSLTRIKSEPTLVAPDWTLYSVRPESVEFWQGDKQRRHTRLVYLSTPDGWTRQMLWP